The Candidatus Thermoplasmatota archaeon genomic interval GAAATGGCTCCACGACGGCGCGCACGCCGTCGAACTCGGGGCGCCGCCGCAGGACGCGGACGCGCTTCGGGCGTGGCTCTCCGAGAGCGCGCTCGTCGCGGCGCTGCGCAGCGAAGGATCGGGCGATCCCGTCTTCGCGCGCGCCGCGGCCGGGCGCGCTGCGTGCCTCGCGCGCGCGGCGGGCGCCGCGGGCGAGCCGGTCGCGCGCCTCGAAGCGCGGCGCGACGAGGCCGCCCCCCGCCCCACGCCCCTCGGACAGGCATCCCATCTCGTCGCCGAACTCGGCCGCGCGTTCGTGGCGACGCACGGGGCGACGCGGGTCGCGAACTGGCTTGTGGCGGACGACGAGCGCGGGTACGCCGCGGCCTGGGCGCGCGACCCCGCGACGGCCTTCGCGCGGCCGTGCGGGCTGTGCGTGGCGGGCGCGATCCTCCAAGGCATCGGGACCGATCTGTCGGAGGCCTCGCTGATCGCGGGCCGCGAGAGCGTCACGCTTGCGCTCCTCATGCGGGATGGAGAGTCCCCGGCGGTCCTCTCCGCGCGCTTCGCGATCCTGCGCGCCGCGCAGGCCCGCCTCGGAACGGGCGCGCTCGAACGAGGCCCGGGCCTCACGCTCCATGTCCCGCCGACGCTGAACGCGACCGACGGCGCCGTTGTCATTCCCGTCACGCTTGCGGGAGGTGCCCCCGGGGAGCGCTTTTCGATGACGCTCCGCGCAAACGGGGCGGGGGGCGCGTCGTTCGCCGGCTATGCGTCGAGCGCGGCCTACGTCCATCTCCAGCCGTCGGAGGCCCGCGCCAACGGGTCATTCTCCGAGGCCTTTCTGGACGTCGTCGTGGACCCCTGGCCCGAGCGCGGCCCGCTCGTCGTCGCGGCGCTCACGTTCGAAGTCCCTGGGAATTCGACCGCCTGGTCCGTGGCCGTCGAGGCCGCGCGCGTCGCGGACGAATACGCGAAGCTGCGTCCCGTCGCGCGCGCGGCGGGCACGGACGGGTTCGATCCGCTCGGGGCCGTGTTCACGCGGGGCGCTCCGCTCGCGTCGTCTCCCCGAAACGACACGGGACCGCAGACGCCGGTCCACGAGTGCGACGAAGGCGGCGCGATGGGCCTCTGCGTGCCGCCGAAGCCGAGCCCGCAGGCGATGCCGTTTGCGGCCGCCGGGGTCGTCGTCGCGCTCCTTCTCACCGTCGCGCTCGCGCGCAGCAGGCGCCGGGCGGGATAGCGCCGCCGAGCGGCGACTCGGTCGGGTGGCCGAGCGTCGCGCACATCCACCGCTCGACCTCCTCGGGGAGCACGTGCTCCATCTCGCAGGCGTACTCCGCGACGCGGGGGCCCTTGAGGCCGACCTCGCGCGTGAGGAACGTCTCGAGGAGGCGGTGCTTGCGCACGACGCCGCGCGCGAGGGTGAGGCCCTTCGCGGTGAGCTCGACGCCATGGTAAGGCTCGTATTCGAGGTAGCCCGCGCCCGCGAGGCGCTGGATCATCTCGGTCGCGGACGAGGGCGCGACGCGCCACCCGTGGGCGACGTCGGTGGTCCGCGCGCGTCCGCCCTGCTCCGTGAGGACGAATACCGTCTCAAGGTACATTTCGACGTTCTCGGACAGGGGGGACGCCGTCTTTTCGGCGCCCGCCGTCTTGCCGCGGACCCGCACGCTTCGCCCAAGGGGCTCGCGCCAGATAAATCGCATGGGCCCCCCGGGAGGGGGCCGCGACGGCGGCGGCAGGAGGGGCGAAGGGTTAAAGTCGGGGTCGCGTATGCAGCCGCAGTTTCGGACACCCGAAACCCCGTTCTCCGATGATTTCGGTGCGCCGAAATCTTGGCGGGTGTCGATTTCGGGTGTCCGAAAAAATAGCGCCGAGATTTCGGCGAACCGAAACGTGATCCCGATGACCCGCGAAACGACCCGTCTCTCCACGCCCGTGCTCGTCGCCCTCGCCATCCTCATCGGCGCCGTGGGCGCCTCGGCCGGCTACATGCTTTCGAACGAAGGCGCCAAGGGCGCCGTCCTCGGCGGCGGCCCGGCGGACGGCGCGCGCGAGAAGATCGTCCTCGCCATCACCCCGTCCGACAGCAGCGCGGCCATCCAGGCCCGCGCCACGGAGCTCGAGGCCTTCCTGGAAAACCGCACCGGATACGATTTCGAGATCATCATCCCGCTCTCGTACGCGGGCGTCGTCGAGGCGCTCCGCCATGGCCACGCCGACATCGCGTTCATGGGCGCCTGGCAGGCGCGCCTCGCGCACGACCTCGGCGGGGCGCGGATCGCGCTCGCGGAGAACCGCGAAGTCATCATCGACGGCGCGATGACGGTGGCTCCGTACTACTATTCCTACTACGTCGTCCGAGACGACAGCCCGTACCAGACCCTGGAGGATCTCCGCGGCAAGTCGGTCGCGTACTCGAGCCTCACGTCCACCTCGGGCTACGTGTATCCTGTGGCCCGCCTCGTCGAGCTCGGCCTCGTCCCCGCCGCGTCGGGCAAGGTCGAAGCCGACCCCGGCGCGTTCTTCGGCAAGGTCACGATCGCGGGCGGCTACGGCCAGGCCTGGGAAGCCCTGAAGACGGGCCAGGCCGACGTCGCCGTCATCGCGGGCGACGTGCGCGCGTCGCTCTTCGAAGAGGTCATGAACGGCACGCGCATCGTCGAGACGCAGGGGCCCATCCCCTCCCACGCTGTCGTGTTCTCCAAGAAATTCGACGGCGAGCGCGCCGACGCCACGAAGGCCGCGCTGCTCGAGCTCAAGGGCGAGCGCAAGGACCTCATGCGCAAGCTCGTGTCCGGCATCTTCGTCGAATTCGTCGAGACGACGACCGAGCAGCACACGGCGCCCCTCGGGGCCGCGCTCGGCCGCGTCGGGTTCCGCCTCCAGGAGAAGATCGGCTGATGACGATCCTCGCCGCGCCCGAGATGGAGACGTCCGCAAACCCGCTCGCCATCGAGGCGCGCGGGGTCCGCTTCGCCCACCGCGGCGGACGCGAGACGCTCGCGGGCGTCGACCTCTCGGTCCCGCGCGGCGGGGCCGTCGCCCTCCTCGGCGCCTCCGGCGCGGGGAAGACGACGCTTCTCAAGGTTCTCGCGGGCCTCGCGACGCCCAGAACCGGCGCCGTCACGCTTCGCCTTCCGGACGCCGCTTCACCCGCCGCGCACCGCGCGAAGGGTCGCGTCGGTTACATCCCGCAGCATCTCGGGCTCGTCCGCGCGCGGCGCGTTTTGGACAACGTCCTCGCGGGCTCGCTCGCGCGCGTCGCGCCGTGGCGCGCGATGCTCGGCGACTTCCCCGCCGACGAGGTGGACGCGGCGCTCGAGGCGCTCGACGCCGTCGGCCTGCGGGCGAAGGCCGGGGAGCGCGCATCCCGCCTCTCGGGCGGCGAGCGGCAGCGCGTCGCGATCGCGCGGGCCCTCGTGCAGCGGCCGGGCGTGCTCTTTGCGGACGAGTTTGTCTCGAATCTCGACGCGGTGAACGCCTCGGCGGTCCTCGACCACGTCGGGCGCCTGCGGCGCGAGGGCGTCGCCGTCGTCATGGCGCTGCACAACGTCGAACTCGCGCTCGCGCACGCCGATTCGCTCGTCGTGCTCGCGGACGGCCGCGTCCTGGACGAGGTCGATCCCGCGACGACGAGCGCCGAGGAGATCCGATGCCTGCTCCGGGCGTGAACGGCGACTCGGACGCGCGCCGCATCGGCCTCGCGCTCACCGCGGCCACGCTCGCGGGCATCCTCGTGTGGTCCCTCCTCGACGTCGGCTTCTCCTTCTCCCGCCTCGCGCAAGGCGCTTCGAACCTGGGCACGCTCGCGCACGACCTCTTCCCGCCCGACCTGGATCCCGACCTGATGGCGACCCTCGCGGAGGCGCTCGTCGAAACGGTCCAGATGGCCTATCTCGGAACCGTGATCGGCGCGGCCCTCGCTCTCCCGCTCGCCGTGGTCGCGGCCCGCACGCTCGGGCCGCCCCTGGTCGCGCCCGTTGTGCGCAAGCTCCTCGCGGTCATCCGGACAATTCCCTCGCTCCTGTGGGCCCTCGTGTTCGTCATCATGGTCGGCCTCGGCCCCCTCGCGGGCACCCTCGGCCTCGCGCTCTACACGCTCGGCTATCTCGGGAAGCTCTTCTACGAGGCCATCGAAGGCGTCGACCCCGAAGTCATCGAAGCCGTCCGGTCGACGGGCGCTTCCCGATGGCAGCTCGCGCGGCACGCCATCCTCCCGGAGGCGGGCAACGCCCTCCTCAGCCAGGCGATGTTCGTCTTCGAGTACAACGTGCGGGCCTCGAGCATCCTCGGGTTCGTGGGCGCGGGCGGCATCGGATTCTACCTCTTCCGCTACATGCAGCTCTTCGAGTACAGGAAGCTCGCGACGGCGTTGCTCCTGCTGCTTGTCGCCGTCCTGCTCATCGAGGGCGCCGGAGGGCTCGTTCGCCGGCGGTTCCTGCCGGAAGCGGGCCCGACGCCCGCGGCTTGACGGCCCCTTGTACAAGAAGCGACAAGACCCCCGGGCGGCGAGGACGACTCAAGCCCGGCCGCGCAAGCGGCTTCGGCCCGGACCCGCCACGTCACCCCGATTGCGCCGACGCGGTCACCGGAAACGGTGCGCGCCCGCCCGGCGTCCCTTCACTCCCCCAAGCAAGCTGTTCGCCCGCGGCGGGTCCGGGTCGGGGCTTCTTTCCGATTCTCACGCCGGCTCGGCGTGCCTCGCGAACCACTCGACGACCCTGGGCCAGAGATCGCGGTGCGATCGCGACGAGACGCTGAGCCCGATGTGGCCGCTCGGCGCCTCGAACTTCGTCTTGTCCGTCGCGTTCGGCAGGCGCTCGACGAAGGCTTCGGTCGAAATCGCCGGCACGAGGTGGTCGCCGAGGCCCGTGATGGTGCACACGGGCATGTCGAGCGCCTCGAGCGCGACCCGCCGACCGCCGATCTCCATCGTTCCTTCAGCGAGGCGGTTGCGCTGGTAGAGATCCTTGATATACTGCCGGTAGGTCTCGCCGGGGAGGTCCGGCCCCTCGGCGAGCCACTTCTCCATCCGGAAGTAGTTCTCGACCGCCTTCGGGTCGTCCGCGATCTGGTAGAGCGAGATGAGCTTCCCCATCGTGTTCTCGAACGGCTTGAGCATCGAGAAGCCCCCGTTCAGGAACTCGGGCGGGATGTTGCCGAGCGCATCCGTGAGCGTGTCCACGTCGAAGTGCTCCTCCGCCGCCCACTGCTTGAGAAGCGAAGGATCCTTCGAGAAGTCTAACGGGGCGGCCATGAGCGCGAGGGCGCGCACCCGCTCCGGACGGAAGCTCGCGTACATCACGGCCATCGCGCCCCCCATGCAGTAGCCCAGGATGGACGCATCCTCCGTTCCCGCCTCGCGGCACGCGGCGCGCACCGCGTTGTGGATGTAGCGGTTCACGTAGTCGTCGAGCGTGAGGTGCCGGTCGAGCGGGGTCGGGGAACCCCAGTCGATGAGATAGACGTCGTGGCCGCCTTCGAGGAGCCGGTGAACGACGCTGCGGTCGGGCTGAAGGTCGAGGATGGTCGGTCTGTTCACGAGGGCGTACACGATGACAATCGGCGTCTTGTGTCGTCGCTCGGCGAGCGGTCGGTATCTCAGGACCCGGACCTTGTTCTCCTTCCACACGACGTCCGCGGGCGTCTCTCCCACTTCGACCCGGGGCGGGTTCAGGTAGAGCTGCATCGCCTTCGCGCCGCGGTTGACCACGTCGACGTACGGCGCGAGCGGAGCGCCGGAGACATCCGCGGACATCGTCACTTCGATCCCGCCTTGTCGCGGTCGTCCGCGCGCTCGCGCGACCGGCCTCCGCGCGCCTTTGCCGGCGCGGTGGCCTTGGAGGGAACGATCTCGTCCTCGACGAGGAGCGCGAGGTCATGGACGCGTCGTTCGAGCTCGATGAGCCGCTTTCCGACCTCCTCGACATCCGTGTGCGTCGCGAATCCCATCTCGCGGAGCTGGTTGGCGCCCGTCCGGCGGGCCTCTCCCCGGGCCTGCGAGACGGCGTTCACCCATTCCCCCGTCAGGGCCGCGAACGAGGCGTCGGAGACGACCGCCTGCGCGAGCTCGGAGGCGGCCTTCGACCACAGGTCAACGTAGGCGTCGGGCGTCACGAGCTGACCCTTCTGCATCGCCTCCTGCGTGCGGCGCGTGGCCTCGTTCATGGTCTCGAGCCAGATGCGGCCAACGTCCGCGAAGGGGGCGCCCGCAAGGGCGGCGCGCGGCGAGTCGACGGGAACGCGAAACGCCCGTTGGGTGTCCGCGGAGGTCTTCTGGAGATCCGCGAGCGAACGCGCCCACGCGTCCATGAACGCGCGGCCCACCTGGAGGTTGAACGCGACCGCCTGCTCCGCGGCGCGGGCGAAAGGCTCGACGCTGGTCGTCGGTGTCTCGGGCATGGGGTCACCGCGTCGTCACATCGAAGGACCGCGCGAGAGCGCCGAGCCGGCCTCTCCCGTCGCGTTGAGGGCCGCCTGCGTCGCGTCGAAGAAGGCCGAAACCCAGGCGCCGGTCACGCGGGCGGCCATGGCCGACGCGTCCTGGACGCCGGACTCCAGGGAGCGGATCGACTCCTTCGAGCGCGTCTCGACCTCGTTCAGCGCCTGCTCGTACTGCGAAACGCCCTTGTTCGTCACGTCCCGCATCGTCTCGCCCGCCCGGATCGCCGTCTGCTGGATCTCGTTCATCGCGCTCGCGGCGTCGCGGGCGAGGCGGTCGGCGGCCGGCGGCGCCAGTCCCGGCATGGCGCTCATGAGGCCCGTCGTCGACCGGGTGAGCGCCGCGGTGTCCATGAGCGGCTGCGGCGTGCGCAGGGCGACCTCCATCGCGCGCGAGAGCGTCGTGAGGCCCGTGCGCTGGAGCGCGATCGAGAACTCGAGGCCCGCGCGCGCGGTCTCGAGGACGTTCTTGTGCAGAGCGAGCTGCGCGCCGTAGGCCGCGCCGACCGCTTCCGCCACTCGCGTCCTTGTCTCCTGCAGATCAGTCTTCGTCGTGGGGTTCGGCATGATGATTCACCTGGTTGCGATGGCGTCCGAGCGGAATCACGACGACCTGCACGAGGTCGCCCTCGTCGAGCCCGATCGCTTCCCGTTCCGCGTCCGGAATCGATATGCGTCCGCTCTTCTGGACGCGGGTCTTGAAGACGGCGTTCGCGCCGGCCATCGAGAGCCAATGGCGTCGCCATTCGTCGGCGACCTGCTGTTGGGTCTCGGCGGCGCGGGCGAGCATCTGGAAAGGCGTCGCCCAGAGGGTTGCCGGACTCGCGCCTCGGACAGGCTCGTTCGGCGCCATGCGAGGGCGCTAGCGTCCGCGCAGGGAAAAGGTTGGCGCCAACCGGTGGCTTTCCTTGGCTCCTTGAGAGGACAAGGACGCTATGGCTCGGGCCCGAGGAGCACCTTCGCTTCGCCGTCGGCGATGACGGTGCCGTCTTCAAGGAGGCATTCGGTCCGAAGGCGCGCCCAGGACTTGCCTTCTGGACGCTCCGTGACCGTGATCCGGGCGGTGATGACGTCGCCGGGCCGGGCGGGACCGATGAAGCGCAGCTCCTGCGAGAGGTAGATGACAAGCCCGGGGAGCCGCGAGAGCGCCGCGCTGATGAACGCGCCCGTGAGCATGCCGTGCGCGATGCGGCCGCCGAACCGTGATTTCGCGGCGTAATCCTCGTCGAAATGCAGGCGCGCGACGTCGCCGCTCACGTCGCCGAAGGCCTCGATGAGGTCCGTGGTGACGCGGCGCGTGAACTCCAGGCGGTATCCGACGGCGACATCGGCGATGGAGCCCTGCGCCTTCTCAGCCGCGGGACCGTGTCCCGGCGTCTCGGCCGGATCCCCGCGCACCTCCGGCGCCGCGGAGGTGCCCGTGGGCGCGAGACCGAGGAGGTAGCGCGTCGACCGCAGCCAGTGATCCGAAGCTGCGCGGAGCGCGGCGGACTGCGCGGCGACGACGGTCGAGGTCCACGCGAGGGCCGGATTCGTTGAGGCGTGCGTCATGGCCTGGGCCTGCCGTTCGCGAACCGACCTGCCAACGGGTAAAACCTTTGCCGCACACCCATCGAAATTGGTAGGCGCAACAATCTTGCATCCGGGCGCGATCGGACGGGGCACCGCCTCATCCGGGCGGTCCATGGGAGGGTGATCCTTGTGGCATCCGTGACGCATCCTTACGCTACCGTCTCCACCTCGCGCCCGCGGCTCCTCGAGGGAGCAAACGCCTTCGTGACCGGAGCATCGCGCGGCATCGGCCGGGCGATCGCGCTCGCCCTCGCGGAAAACGGCGCGAATGTCGCCATCAATTACAACCGGTCGGAGGAATCCGCGGCCGAGGTCGCGAAGCGGTCTCGCGAGAACGGCGTCAAGACTTGCATCGTCAAGGGCGACGTGACTTCCGTCGACGACCTCGCGCGCATGAAGCGGGAGGTGAACGCCTCGCTCGGCATCGTCGATGTCCTCGTCAACAACGCCGGCATCAACATGGACGCCTCTTTCAAGAAGATGTCCCTCGACCAGTGGAGGTCCGTGGTCGATACGAACCTCACGGCGGCGTTCAATGTCACGAAGACGTTCCTCGAGGACGTCACCGCCTCTCCGGGCCGCCGCCGGATCGTGAACGTCGCGTCCTTCGTCGGCCAGCGCGGCAACTTCGGCCAGACGAACTACGCCGCCTCGAAGGGCGGCATCATTGCGTTCACCCGCGCGCTCGCCGTCGAGCTCGCGCGCGACAACGTGAACGTGAATGCCGTCGCGCCCGGATTCATCGAGACGGAGATGCTCATGGGGGTTCCGGAGCGCGTGCGGGAGAAGCTCCTCGCCGAGATCCCGGTGCGCCGGTTCGGCCGCCCCGAGGACGTCGCGAACGCCGTCGTCTTCCTTGCCTCGCCCAACGCGGACTACCTCACGGGCGAGGTGCTGAACGTGAACGGCGGGATCTACATGGGCTGAGCCGCGGTGGCGCCGCGCCGGGGCGTCGCAACCTAGTTGTCGCTTCACGCCTTCGTCTTTCCGTGGCCCGCGTTCCCGTGCGCATCGCCGAAGGCCGGCTCGACCCCGCGCTCGCCGAGACCTACGTCTGGAACTGCGGCGAGCACGTCGCGGCCAAGACGGGCATCTGTCTCGAGGAGTGCTGCGGGGCATGCTATTTCCTCGCCCCGGGCACGGGCTGTCAGCTCAAATCGATGCGGCCGCTCAGGTGCAAGACCTATCCCCTCATTCCCCAGAAGGATCGGGTCATCGTGCACAGCCGCTGCCCGGAGTCGAAAGCGTTCATCGCGGCGCTCGAGCGGCGCGATCCGAAAGCGCTCGCGTTCCTCGACGTGGCCGTCGCCCTTGGAGACATGGTCCAGGAAAAGGGCGACGACAACAGCCTGGAGATCGCCTGGCTCATGCGGTACACGCGCGACGGGTACGGCGGGCGCGTCGTCTGGAAGCGCGGAAAGGGGATCACCGTCCCTGAGAAGAAGCGGGGCCGGGCGAAGCGCCCGGCCGCGGTGTGATTCCCGCGTGGACCCCGCGAAGCGTCGCGGAGACGGCGTCAGACGGCCTGTCCGCCGCGGGGCTGCGTCATTGCGTCGCGGTTCATCATCGCCACCGCGAGCGTGACCGCGCCCACCACGATGTGGAGGACGTTGTCCACGACGCCAACGTGCCAGACGCCGATGTCGGGGGCCACGAAGCCGCCGAGCCCGACGACGACGAACGCGACGCCGAGGATGTTCGCGAGGTTCCTCGCCATCGCTTCGTCGCGGATGCCGAAGGCGATGCCGAGCGTCACGATGCCGAGGACCCAATGGAGGACCATCTCGCCTTCCTCGAGATGGATCGGGATCGTGTGCGGCTCGCCCGTGAACTGCGGGACGAGGCCGAGCACGCCCAGAAGGATCAGCACCGCGCCCAGGGCGGTGAGCCACGCTCGCACGACCGTCTTGCCCATGATCGTCTTCTCCGTCATTGGTCAACCCACCTGTGCCGCACGTGGCGGCACCCATTCGAGCGGGCCGCCCGGGGATGAAGCCGCCGAAATCGATTCACCCTGACCATCGTCGTCATGATCGGCAAATCGCGGCTTTGTGACGGCGCAATCGCAAACAGCCGGTCCCATGCCGACTATATGGGGCCAGCGGCGGAGGACGGCCGGGGTCCTTAGGGGAAGTGTCGCAAACCTTAAGCCCGAGCCGTGCGGTCGATCGCTTGTCGAAAGCGGCGCGACGGCGCGCCGCGCGATCCGTTGCCGGATCGTTGCTGGAGATCGCCGTCACCGAGTGGGCCCCGTCAAGCCTCCCGCCTCCCTCCTCCTCGGGGCCCACTCATGACTTTCATGCCGGCCGTGTCGGGGGCCGATCGGGGCCTTCCTCCGCCGCCTTCGGATGCCTTGCCGGCCTCCCGGGGACGGCCGCTCGCCTCGCGCCACAATCCTTAATATCGGCATGCGCGTCGATCGCCTCGGGTTTCCACCCGCTCCGGCGCATCATGCCGGGCGCCACCCCGGGGACGACGTTCTCACGAACGCTAGCCTCCCTCCCCTCCTCCCCCCGGGGGCGTTGATGGCCAAGCGGAGCCGCTATTCCTTCTCGCGCTTGAGGAGCCGACTCGTGATCTCGACGAGCGGGTGCTGGCCGAAGTCGTTGATCTCCACGTCCTTGAGCGCGTTCAGGCCGGAAGCGCGCGCGTTGCGCTCGAGGCCCAATTCGAGGTCCCGGTCGAGCGTCAGCACGTAGGCGTCGAGCTTGTCGAGGCCCAATTGGAGGGCCGCGAGCGCGCGATGATGACCGTCCACCAGGATCGGCTGGGGACGCTTGTCGATGATCATGATCGGCTCGGCGAGGCCGCGCTGGATCTCGCGCTTGCGACCTTCGAGCTCGTCCGCGTAGATGCGCTTCTGGGTCGGAAGCAGGTTCGCAAGCGGCACGACGGATCGGTCGATCGCGACCTCGAGACCGTAGAGGCTCTCGAGCGTCTCCTTGAGCTTGAGCATCTTGCGCGGGGTCACGCGCTCGATGTGGCTTCGGATGATGTCGGTCGTCGAGACGATGCCGACCATCTTCCCCGTGTCCTCCACGACGGGAAGCTCCTTCACGCCCATGCGGAACAGGATGCGCGCGGCATCCTCGATGTCCATCTCCGGGTGGGCCACCACGGTTCCATGCGCGATGATGTCGCGCAGCTGGCGGTCTCGCTTGTCGAGGTTGCGAAGCAACTCTTTGGGCGTGATGAAGCCGACGAGCCTGTCGCCGTCGGCCACAGGGAGACCGACGTGCCCCTCGCGGACGACCTTCTCGATCGCGGCCTGCACGGTGATGTCCGGGCGGAGGCTCACGACCTCGCGGGTCATGTAGTCCTTCACGAGGGGTTTCTTCACGCGGCGCGGCTAGGGCGCGTGGGTTCCTTTAACCTTTGGCGTTCGTCCGGAGGCCTCAAGACGCCCTGACTTCTTCCGAGGCCATGCGCGTCGCGCTCGTGGCCCTCGCCCTTGTCACCGTCCCCCTCGCGTTCGAGAGCGCCGGGGCCGCGACCGCGGGCGTGTCGATCCAGGGATTCGCCTACGCGCCGAATCCGCTCACGATCGCGGTGGGCGACACCGTGACGTGGACGAACATGGACGGCGCGCCGCACACGGCGACCTCAAGCTCAGGACCGGCCTCGTTCAACACGGGCACCATCTCGAACGGCCAATCGCGCTCGCACACGTTCACGACGGCGGGCACGTACAGCTACTTCTGCTCGATCCATCCCTCGATGACCGCATCGCTCACGGTGCAGGGACCGCCCGCGAACGCGGCGCCGAGCGTCGCGTTCTCGACCCCGGCCTCCGGCGCGACCGTGTCAGGCACCGTGAGCGTGACCGGCACCGCGTCCGACGCGGACGGCGACGCCCTCACGATCACGCTCGCGATCGACGGCGGCGCGCCGTTCGCCGTCACCGGCTCCACGTCGTGGTCATATTCGTGGGACACGACCGGCGTCGCGGACGGCGCGCACACGCTGCGCGTCACGGCCAATGATGGGAAGATGACCTCCTCCGCGACGCGCGCGGTCACCGTCTCGAACGCGCCGCCGAACGCCGCGCCGGTCGTGAGCATCGAAACGCCCGCGGAGGGCGCGACCGTGACGGGCGTCGTGCGCGTCGCGGGCGCCGCGAGCGACGCGGACGGGGACGCGCTCACGGTCACGCTCGCCATCGACGGCGGGACCCCCATCCCGGTGACCG includes:
- a CDS encoding CBS domain-containing protein translates to MKKPLVKDYMTREVVSLRPDITVQAAIEKVVREGHVGLPVADGDRLVGFITPKELLRNLDKRDRQLRDIIAHGTVVAHPEMDIEDAARILFRMGVKELPVVEDTGKMVGIVSTTDIIRSHIERVTPRKMLKLKETLESLYGLEVAIDRSVVPLANLLPTQKRIYADELEGRKREIQRGLAEPIMIIDKRPQPILVDGHHRALAALQLGLDKLDAYVLTLDRDLELGLERNARASGLNALKDVEINDFGQHPLVEITSRLLKREKE
- the phaC gene encoding class III poly(R)-hydroxyalkanoic acid synthase subunit PhaC yields the protein MSADVSGAPLAPYVDVVNRGAKAMQLYLNPPRVEVGETPADVVWKENKVRVLRYRPLAERRHKTPIVIVYALVNRPTILDLQPDRSVVHRLLEGGHDVYLIDWGSPTPLDRHLTLDDYVNRYIHNAVRAACREAGTEDASILGYCMGGAMAVMYASFRPERVRALALMAAPLDFSKDPSLLKQWAAEEHFDVDTLTDALGNIPPEFLNGGFSMLKPFENTMGKLISLYQIADDPKAVENYFRMEKWLAEGPDLPGETYRQYIKDLYQRNRLAEGTMEIGGRRVALEALDMPVCTITGLGDHLVPAISTEAFVERLPNATDKTKFEAPSGHIGLSVSSRSHRDLWPRVVEWFARHAEPA
- a CDS encoding phosphate/phosphite/phosphonate ABC transporter substrate-binding protein, coding for MTRETTRLSTPVLVALAILIGAVGASAGYMLSNEGAKGAVLGGGPADGAREKIVLAITPSDSSAAIQARATELEAFLENRTGYDFEIIIPLSYAGVVEALRHGHADIAFMGAWQARLAHDLGGARIALAENREVIIDGAMTVAPYYYSYYVVRDDSPYQTLEDLRGKSVAYSSLTSTSGYVYPVARLVELGLVPAASGKVEADPGAFFGKVTIAGGYGQAWEALKTGQADVAVIAGDVRASLFEEVMNGTRIVETQGPIPSHAVVFSKKFDGERADATKAALLELKGERKDLMRKLVSGIFVEFVETTTEQHTAPLGAALGRVGFRLQEKIG
- a CDS encoding MaoC family dehydratase, coding for MTHASTNPALAWTSTVVAAQSAALRAASDHWLRSTRYLLGLAPTGTSAAPEVRGDPAETPGHGPAAEKAQGSIADVAVGYRLEFTRRVTTDLIEAFGDVSGDVARLHFDEDYAAKSRFGGRIAHGMLTGAFISAALSRLPGLVIYLSQELRFIGPARPGDVITARITVTERPEGKSWARLRTECLLEDGTVIADGEAKVLLGPEP
- a CDS encoding poly(R)-hydroxyalkanoic acid synthase subunit PhaE → MPETPTTSVEPFARAAEQAVAFNLQVGRAFMDAWARSLADLQKTSADTQRAFRVPVDSPRAALAGAPFADVGRIWLETMNEATRRTQEAMQKGQLVTPDAYVDLWSKAASELAQAVVSDASFAALTGEWVNAVSQARGEARRTGANQLREMGFATHTDVEEVGKRLIELERRVHDLALLVEDEIVPSKATAPAKARGGRSRERADDRDKAGSK
- the phnE gene encoding phosphonate ABC transporter, permease protein PhnE, with translation MPAPGVNGDSDARRIGLALTAATLAGILVWSLLDVGFSFSRLAQGASNLGTLAHDLFPPDLDPDLMATLAEALVETVQMAYLGTVIGAALALPLAVVAARTLGPPLVAPVVRKLLAVIRTIPSLLWALVFVIMVGLGPLAGTLGLALYTLGYLGKLFYEAIEGVDPEVIEAVRSTGASRWQLARHAILPEAGNALLSQAMFVFEYNVRASSILGFVGAGGIGFYLFRYMQLFEYRKLATALLLLLVAVLLIEGAGGLVRRRFLPEAGPTPAA
- a CDS encoding ATP-binding cassette domain-containing protein produces the protein MTILAAPEMETSANPLAIEARGVRFAHRGGRETLAGVDLSVPRGGAVALLGASGAGKTTLLKVLAGLATPRTGAVTLRLPDAASPAAHRAKGRVGYIPQHLGLVRARRVLDNVLAGSLARVAPWRAMLGDFPADEVDAALEALDAVGLRAKAGERASRLSGGERQRVAIARALVQRPGVLFADEFVSNLDAVNASAVLDHVGRLRREGVAVVMALHNVELALAHADSLVVLADGRVLDEVDPATTSAEEIRCLLRA
- a CDS encoding 3-oxoacyl-ACP reductase family protein, with amino-acid sequence MASVTHPYATVSTSRPRLLEGANAFVTGASRGIGRAIALALAENGANVAINYNRSEESAAEVAKRSRENGVKTCIVKGDVTSVDDLARMKREVNASLGIVDVLVNNAGINMDASFKKMSLDQWRSVVDTNLTAAFNVTKTFLEDVTASPGRRRIVNVASFVGQRGNFGQTNYAASKGGIIAFTRALAVELARDNVNVNAVAPGFIETEMLMGVPERVREKLLAEIPVRRFGRPEDVANAVVFLASPNADYLTGEVLNVNGGIYMG
- a CDS encoding metal-dependent transcriptional regulator yields the protein MRVRGKTAGAEKTASPLSENVEMYLETVFVLTEQGGRARTTDVAHGWRVAPSSATEMIQRLAGAGYLEYEPYHGVELTAKGLTLARGVVRKHRLLETFLTREVGLKGPRVAEYACEMEHVLPEEVERWMCATLGHPTESPLGGAIPPGACCARARR
- a CDS encoding AbrB/MazE/SpoVT family DNA-binding domain-containing protein, producing the protein MAPNEPVRGASPATLWATPFQMLARAAETQQQVADEWRRHWLSMAGANAVFKTRVQKSGRISIPDAEREAIGLDEGDLVQVVVIPLGRHRNQVNHHAEPHDED